In Lycium ferocissimum isolate CSIRO_LF1 chromosome 11, AGI_CSIRO_Lferr_CH_V1, whole genome shotgun sequence, a single genomic region encodes these proteins:
- the LOC132036029 gene encoding uncharacterized protein LOC132036029, protein MFEHITASEIAGFGVGALLLGATVYAPKIDSFISTSQRSSLGMCKRCGDLRLIACSSCKGSGTIKGGPLNFILLEDKSKAGSSSSCTKCQARGHFQCPECSKLSQA, encoded by the exons atgttTGAACACATAACAGCAAGTGAAATAGCAGGATTTGGGGTGGGCGCTTTATTACTTGGCGCCACAGTTTATGCTCCCAAAATTGACTCCTTCATCTCCACTTCTCAGCGTAG TTCACTGGGGATGTGCAAAAGATGTGGAGATTTGAGGCTGATAGCATGTTCAAGCTGCAAGGGATCTGGTACTATTAAAGGAGGACCATTAAATTTCATTCTGTTGGAGGACAAATCAAAAGCAGGATCCTCTTCTTCTTGTACTAAATGTCAAGCTAGAGGACACTTTCAGTGTCCCGAGTGTTCTAAACTTAGTCAGGCTTGA